The Streptomyces kanamyceticus genome window below encodes:
- a CDS encoding ABC transporter permease subunit, whose amino-acid sequence MTAPTTPLRASGGRGLGTLRAEWTKLRTLHSTWWLLLALVALTVAVGAVTCAALSAGDCPDPAACHEDTVKLSLTGVWVGQGAAVVLAVLAMSGEYATGTIRTTLAAEPGRMRMLAAKATVVCALTAAAAAIGVAGSLLAGRELLADEGFAVPGLLAGAVLRAAFGSVLHLVLAALVGLGVATALRDTAAAATSALALFYALPLLAGLLADPDWQKWAQRLTPSTAGLAVRATRDLDRLPIGPWAGLGVLGAYAAVSLALGALVLRARDA is encoded by the coding sequence GTGACGGCGCCGACCACGCCGCTTCGCGCGAGCGGCGGCCGGGGGCTCGGCACGCTGCGCGCCGAGTGGACCAAACTCCGTACGCTGCACAGCACGTGGTGGCTGCTGCTCGCCCTGGTGGCGCTGACCGTCGCGGTGGGCGCGGTGACCTGCGCGGCGCTGTCCGCGGGTGACTGCCCTGATCCGGCCGCGTGCCACGAGGACACCGTGAAGCTCAGCCTCACGGGCGTGTGGGTGGGCCAGGGCGCGGCCGTCGTCCTCGCGGTGCTCGCGATGAGCGGCGAGTACGCCACGGGCACCATCCGTACGACGCTGGCGGCGGAGCCGGGACGGATGCGGATGCTGGCCGCCAAGGCGACGGTGGTGTGCGCGCTGACGGCTGCCGCGGCGGCCATCGGCGTCGCCGGGTCGCTGCTCGCGGGGCGCGAGCTGCTCGCCGACGAGGGTTTCGCGGTGCCGGGGCTCCTGGCAGGGGCCGTGCTCCGGGCGGCCTTCGGCTCCGTGCTCCATCTGGTCCTCGCGGCCCTGGTCGGCCTCGGCGTGGCCACGGCCCTGCGGGACACGGCGGCCGCGGCCACCTCCGCGCTCGCCCTGTTCTACGCCCTGCCGCTGCTCGCGGGGCTGCTCGCCGACCCCGACTGGCAGAAGTGGGCGCAGCGCCTCACCCCGTCGACGGCGGGCCTCGCGGTGCGGGCCACCCGGGATCTGGACCGGCTGCCGATCGGGCCCTGGGCGGGGCTCGGGGTGCTCGGCGCGTACGCGGCGGTGTCGCTCGCTCTGGGCGCGCTGGTGCTGCGGGCACGGGATGCCTGA